The Dunckerocampus dactyliophorus isolate RoL2022-P2 chromosome 13, RoL_Ddac_1.1, whole genome shotgun sequence genome window below encodes:
- the nat8 gene encoding probable N-acetyltransferase camello codes for MAAVQIRKYRDDDGEMVKELFLLGMSEHVPSSFVHLLKQPLTQMVLMCTFCALLTSSKSFLLPILTVTLLLAAARQLVVYQFKSYIETSYKQDLNTIGETYMKGEDSCFWVVENEGQVVGMVACLPNENVPDCLELKRLSVRRSHRGRGVAKALCRRVADFTRERGYAAVLLYTSVVQTDAQKLYEHMGYKKVREFVIPDIVAKLLNFSLFEYRLDLQKDKKGN; via the coding sequence ATGGCCGCTGTCCAGATTCGGAAGTACCGCGACGACGATGGCGAGATGGTGAAGGAGCTCTTCTTGCTCGGCATGAGCGAGCATGTGCCCTCATCCTTTGTGCACCTCCTCAAGCAGCCGCTCACCCAGATGGTACTCATGTGCACCTTCTGTGCCCTGCTGACCAGCTCCAAATCTTTCCTGCTGCCCATCCTGACTGTCACGCTGCTGCTCGCTGCAGCCCGCCAGCTAGTGGTCTACCAGTTCAAAAGCTACATTGAAACGTCCTACAAGCAGGACTTGAACACCATTGGCGAGACATACATGAAGGGCGAGGACTCTTGCTTCTGGGTGGTGGAGAACGAGGGGCAGGTGGTGGGCATGGTGGCCTGCCTGCCCAACGAGAATGTCCCGGATTGTTTGGAGCTGAAGCGCCTGTCCGTGCGTCGCAGTCACCGCGGCAGGGGCGTGGCCAAAGCACTGTGTCGGAGGGTGGCGGACTTTACCCGCGAGCGAGGTTATGCTGCCGTCCTCCTCTACACTTCGGTGGTACAGACTGACGCTCAGAAGCTCTATGAGCACATGGGCTACAAGAAGGTGCGCGAGTTTGTCATTCCTGACATCGTAGCCAAGCTCCTAAACTTCTCCCTCTTTGAGTACAGACTGGATttgcagaaagacaaaaaaggaaacTGA